The Tardiphaga alba genome includes a window with the following:
- the chpT gene encoding histidine phosphotransferase ChpT, whose translation MSDAPSPGPAPDALELAALLSSRVCHDLISPVGAIVNGLEVLDDNPKPEDKEFALDLIRKSAKTASARLQFCRLAFGAAGSAGAQIDLGDAQTMARGHLEDAKTKIEWNLPRLLLPKNKVKLLLNMLIIAQQTIPRGGLLKVDPIGEGEPTGFRITATGINARLPQNIVDMLTAEQVGNIDAHAVQPYYTRLLAAAAALKVSMALEGEAAVISAA comes from the coding sequence ATGTCTGATGCACCATCGCCCGGTCCGGCTCCCGATGCCCTCGAGCTTGCGGCTTTGCTGTCGTCACGTGTCTGTCACGATCTCATCAGCCCTGTGGGCGCCATCGTCAATGGCCTCGAAGTGCTCGACGACAATCCGAAGCCCGAAGACAAGGAATTCGCGCTCGACCTGATCCGCAAGAGCGCCAAGACTGCATCAGCCCGCTTGCAGTTCTGCCGGCTCGCTTTCGGTGCGGCGGGGTCGGCCGGCGCCCAGATCGATCTCGGCGATGCGCAGACCATGGCGCGTGGCCATCTTGAAGATGCCAAGACCAAGATCGAGTGGAATCTTCCCCGGCTGCTGCTGCCGAAGAACAAGGTGAAGCTGTTGCTCAACATGCTGATCATCGCGCAGCAGACGATCCCGCGCGGCGGTCTGCTCAAGGTCGATCCGATTGGTGAGGGGGAGCCGACCGGCTTCCGCATCACCGCAACGGGTATCAATGCACGCCTGCCGCAGAACATCGTCGATATGCTTACGGCCGAACAGGTTGGTAATATCGATGCGCATGCCGTGCAGCCTTACTATACGCGGCTGCTGGCCGCAGCCGCGGCTCTGAAAGTCTCCATGGCGTTGGAAGGCGAGGCGGCCGTTATTTCTGCGGCATGA
- a CDS encoding hybrid sensor histidine kinase/response regulator — protein sequence MDDLLREFLTETNESLDTVDNQLVRFEQDPNNAKILDNIFRLVHTIKGTCGFLGLPRLEALAHAAETLMGKFRDGMPVTGEAVTLILTTIDRIKDILGQLEATEAEPEGVDEDLIGELHHMVEKGMEAMNGAAVEEVAPPVMDSPPLVVQALERELRPGEVSLDELERAFQETETELHPVVAAPAAVAPAPVAAPVAEQKPAAKPAAPKPAAKKTAVELEHGEADKVANQSIRVNVDTLEHLMTMVSELVLTRNQLLEISRRHEDTEFKVPLQRLSTVTAELQDGVMKTRMQPIGNAWQKLPRIVRDLAGELGKQIELEMHGADTELDRQVLDLIKDPLTHMVRNSADHGLETPAERAATGKPEQGTIRLSAYHEGGHILICIADNGRGLNTERIKSKAISNGLATEADIEKMTEAQIHKFIFAPGFSTAAAVTSVSGRGVGMDVVRTNIDQIGGTIDIKSVAGEGSSVTIKIPLTLAIVSALIVEAGGDRFAIPQLAVVELVRARANSEHRIERIKETPVLRLRNKLLPLMHLKKLLQIDDGSSADPENGFIVVTQVGNQTFGIVVDGVFHTEEIVVKPMSTKLRHINMFSGNTILGDGAVIMIVDPNGIAQELGAAASNMGEIADENAAARALGAEQLTSLLVFRAGSAQPKAVPLGLVTRLEEIGVDKIELSNGRYMVQYRDQLMPLVQMENVSVRSSGTQAILVFADDGRSMGLVVDEIVDIVEERLHIEVASGREGILGSAVIKGLATEVIDVGHFLPQAFADWFSRKEMRVSATAQSVLLVDDSAFFRNMLSPVLKAAGYKVRVATNAQEGLTVLRSGQEFDVILTDIEMPDMNGFEFAETIRADQKLGQTPIIALSAMISPAAIERGRLAGFHDYVAKFDRPGLIAALKEQTAEVQQQAA from the coding sequence ATGGATGATCTTCTCCGCGAGTTTCTGACCGAGACCAACGAAAGCTTGGACACAGTTGACAATCAGCTGGTTCGCTTCGAGCAGGATCCGAACAACGCGAAAATTCTCGATAATATTTTTAGACTCGTTCACACCATCAAGGGTACGTGCGGCTTTCTAGGCCTGCCTCGTTTGGAGGCTCTTGCACACGCCGCTGAAACGCTGATGGGCAAATTCCGTGACGGAATGCCCGTGACTGGCGAAGCGGTGACGCTGATCCTGACGACGATTGACCGCATTAAGGACATTCTCGGCCAACTTGAAGCGACGGAAGCCGAGCCGGAAGGCGTGGATGAAGACCTGATCGGTGAACTGCACCACATGGTCGAAAAGGGCATGGAAGCGATGAACGGTGCCGCCGTCGAAGAGGTCGCTCCGCCTGTCATGGATTCGCCGCCGCTGGTCGTGCAGGCGCTGGAGCGCGAACTGCGTCCGGGCGAAGTATCGCTCGACGAGCTTGAGCGTGCTTTCCAGGAAACCGAAACCGAACTTCACCCGGTCGTTGCTGCGCCTGCCGCAGTCGCGCCGGCCCCTGTCGCGGCGCCGGTTGCCGAGCAGAAGCCTGCTGCAAAGCCGGCCGCACCGAAGCCCGCCGCCAAGAAGACCGCCGTCGAACTCGAACATGGTGAGGCCGATAAGGTCGCCAACCAGTCGATCCGCGTCAATGTCGATACGCTCGAACATCTGATGACCATGGTCTCGGAGCTGGTGCTGACCCGCAACCAGTTGCTCGAAATCTCGCGTCGTCACGAAGATACCGAATTCAAGGTGCCGCTGCAGCGTCTGTCCACCGTGACGGCCGAGTTGCAGGACGGCGTCATGAAGACGCGCATGCAGCCGATCGGCAATGCCTGGCAGAAGCTGCCGCGCATCGTCCGCGATCTCGCCGGTGAACTCGGCAAGCAGATCGAACTCGAAATGCACGGCGCCGATACCGAACTCGATCGCCAGGTGCTCGACCTCATCAAGGATCCGCTGACGCATATGGTGCGTAACTCGGCGGATCACGGTCTCGAAACCCCGGCCGAACGCGCCGCTACCGGCAAGCCGGAGCAGGGCACGATCCGTCTCTCCGCCTATCATGAAGGCGGTCACATCCTGATCTGCATCGCCGACAACGGCCGTGGTCTCAACACCGAGCGGATCAAGTCGAAGGCGATCTCGAACGGTCTCGCCACCGAAGCCGACATCGAAAAGATGACGGAAGCGCAGATCCACAAGTTCATTTTCGCGCCAGGCTTCTCGACCGCAGCCGCTGTCACCAGCGTCTCGGGCCGCGGCGTCGGCATGGACGTGGTGCGCACCAATATCGATCAGATCGGCGGCACCATCGACATCAAGTCGGTGGCCGGCGAGGGCTCCAGCGTCACCATCAAGATTCCGCTGACGCTGGCGATCGTTTCGGCGCTGATCGTCGAAGCCGGTGGTGATCGTTTCGCGATCCCGCAGCTCGCAGTGGTCGAACTGGTGCGTGCGCGTGCCAATTCGGAACATCGCATCGAGCGCATCAAGGAGACCCCGGTCCTCCGCCTGCGCAACAAGCTGCTGCCGCTGATGCATCTGAAGAAGCTGCTGCAGATCGACGACGGTTCGTCGGCCGATCCGGAGAACGGTTTCATCGTCGTCACGCAGGTGGGCAACCAGACGTTCGGCATCGTCGTCGATGGCGTCTTCCACACGGAAGAAATCGTCGTCAAGCCGATGTCCACCAAGCTGCGCCACATCAACATGTTCTCGGGCAACACCATTCTTGGTGACGGCGCCGTGATCATGATCGTCGATCCCAACGGCATCGCGCAGGAACTCGGCGCTGCCGCCTCCAATATGGGCGAGATCGCCGACGAGAACGCCGCTGCACGCGCTCTCGGTGCCGAACAGCTCACCTCGCTGCTGGTCTTCCGTGCCGGCTCCGCGCAGCCGAAGGCTGTTCCGCTCGGTCTCGTCACGCGCCTCGAAGAGATCGGCGTCGATAAGATCGAATTGTCGAACGGCCGCTACATGGTTCAGTACCGCGATCAGCTGATGCCGCTGGTGCAGATGGAGAATGTCTCCGTTCGCAGCTCGGGCACCCAGGCGATCCTGGTCTTCGCCGACGACGGCCGCTCGATGGGTCTCGTGGTCGATGAGATCGTCGATATCGTCGAAGAGCGTCTGCATATCGAAGTGGCATCCGGCCGCGAAGGCATTCTCGGTTCGGCCGTGATCAAGGGCCTCGCTACCGAAGTCATCGATGTCGGGCACTTCCTGCCGCAGGCTTTCGCCGACTGGTTCTCGCGCAAGGAAATGCGTGTCTCGGCCACCGCGCAGTCGGTGCTGCTGGTCGATGACAGTGCGTTCTTCCGCAACATGCTGTCGCCGGTCCTCAAGGCTGCCGGTTACAAGGTGCGTGTCGCCACCAACGCCCAGGAAGGTCTCACCGTCCTGCGCTCGGGTCAGGAATTCGACGTCATTCTCACCGACATCGAAATGCCCGACATGAATGGCTTCGAGTTTGCCGAAACCATTCGCGCGGATCAGAAGCTCGGCCAGACGCCGATCATCGCGCTCTCGGCGATGATTTCGCCGGCGGCAATCGAGCGCGGCCGTCTCGCCGGCTTCCACGATTACGTCGCCAAGTTCGATCGGCCCGGCCTGATTGCCGCGCTCAAGGAACAGACCGCTGAAGTTCAGCAGCAGGCGGCATAA